Proteins found in one Aspergillus puulaauensis MK2 DNA, chromosome 8, nearly complete sequence genomic segment:
- a CDS encoding uncharacterized protein (COG:S;~EggNog:ENOG410PUDH;~InterPro:IPR004360,IPR037523,IPR029068;~PFAM:PF00903), with protein MGLQHNTGESVAFGKAPGLKQSQAEWRASRGIDTTNQIRLVELNHVRYRHANIGKIVQFLEDFGFELVARTDDKMYFRGYGRHHYDYVVEIGDQPKFLGGSFTVESLADLERATQLDNASPIQQLHDAPGGGQLVTILDPGGFPINLIFGQQRNEDLEPKAPPQLLLNGEKVKSRLGACQRFTRGPAAVYRVGHFGCCYKDFQVAWEWYLRNFNFVPSDIVYVGTEENHAVVASFLHIDRGEEFTDHHTFFLSESDNQRVHHCSFEVHDFDTQLLGHQWLERKGYKTVWGVGRHLLGSQIFDYWRDTSNFMIEVSMSSMKSPSPVLTTNQHYADGDLVNKDTPVMKIPATNDMMQIWGPNRPTEWMS; from the exons ATGGGGTTGCAACATAATACTGGCGAATCCGTTGCCTTTGGAAAGGCCCCTGGTCTAAAACAGAGTCAAGCTGAATGGAGGGCCAGCCGCGGAATAGACACAACGAACCAAATTCGACTCGTGGAGCTGAATCATGTACGATACAGACATGCGAATATCGGCAAAATTGTTCAGTTTTTGGAAG ATTTTGGGTTTGAATTAGTAGCAAGGACCGATGACAAAATGTATTTCCGAGGATATGGCCGCCATCATTATGATTATGTCGTCGAAATAGGAGACCAGCCGAAGTTCCTAGGTGGCTCGTTCACCGTTGAGAGTCTGGCAGACCTCGAAAG GGCGACCCAGTTGGACAACGCAAGTCCGATCCAGCAGCTTCATGACGCCCCTGGTGGAGGCCAACTCGTTACCATTCTCGATCCGGGTGGTTTCCCCATCAATCTCATATTCGGCCAGCAGCGCAACGAAGACCTAGAGCCCAAAGCTCCTCCGCAATTGCTACTGAACGGGGAGAAAGTGAAATCCCGCCTTGGTGCCTGCCAGCGATTTACTCGGGGTCCCGCTGCCGTATATCGA GTCGGTCACTTCGGATGCTGCTACAAAGACTTCCAAGTAGCCTGGGAGTGGTATCTGCGAAACTTCAACTTCGTACCCTCCGACATCGTGTACGTCGGTACAGAGGAAAACCATGCCGTGGTTGCTTCTTTCCTGCATATTGATCGTGGTGAAGAATTTACAGACCATCACACGTTCTTTCTGAGTGAATCAGACAACCAGCGAGTGCACCACTGCTCTTTTGAAGTCCACGACTTTGACACCCAATTACTAGGCCATCA GTGGCTGGAAAGAAAGGGCTATAAGACTGTTTGGGGTGTAGGCAGACATCTATTGGGGTCACAAATATTTGACTATTGGCGCGACACGAGCAATTTCATGATCGAAGTGAGTATGAGCTCTATGAAATCACCTTCTCCGGTGCTTACTACGAACCAGCATTATGCGGACGGCGACCTTGTGAATAAGGATACCCCTGTCATGAAAATCCCGGCGACAAACGACATGATGCAGATTTGGGGTCCGAATCGCCCGACTGAATGGATGTCATAG
- a CDS encoding uncharacterized protein (COG:S;~EggNog:ENOG410Q93A;~InterPro:IPR029032) yields the protein MDWDQDNFMAEWDKKYVSTNVKAGSRSYDRDLFIALASHLASSHAELKDIASAVIAVSCVAVGRADVVGRFFDDITADSTQEESKQIFLQLREAITISFPYLGMPNCIPACYGMIGVIQRKGHEYASSKVLRKKTITDEDVRKGTELRMKIYSGVGNSDIFSLMGRYFTDLFTTSTVVTWGYLIAKANEEVFQPEESHLIIASAIMALGATRQTKSHIKATLGIGNSVDCVKAVVEAVTKIAEWASRPRIERFDVDQLAGEVQRALKRE from the exons ATGGACTGGGATCAGGACAATTTCATGGCGGAGTGGGATAAGAAGTATGTCTCAACTAATGTCAAGGCTGGCTCCCGATCGTATGACAGAGACTTGTTCATCGCGCTCGCTTCTCACTTGGCATCTTCACACGCGGAGTTGAAGGATATTGCCTCCGCTGTCATA GCTGTATCCTGTGTTGCGGTCGGAAGAGCAGATGTGGTGGGACGATTTTTTGACGATATTACGGCTGATTCAACGCAGGAGGAGTCTAAGCAGATCTTTTTGCAGCTCCGTGAAGCCATCACCATATCCTTCCCTTACCTGGGGATGCCAAATTGCATTCCGGCATGCTATGGAATGATAGGCGTCATCCAGCGGAAAGGACATGAATATGCGTCTAGCAAAGTGCTGCGTAAGAAGACCATCACCGATGAGGATGTACGCAAAGGAACGGAACTCCGCATGAAGATTTATAGCGGAGTTGGAAACTCGGACATCTTTTCGTTGATGGGCCGGTACTTCACAGATCTAT TCACGACATCAACCGTGGTGACATGGGGATATCTTATCGCCAAGGCGAATGAGGAGGTATTTCAGCCAGAAGAGTCCCATTTAATCATCGCCTCGGCCATCATGGCTCTGGGTGCCACCCGGCAGACAAAAAGCCATATAAAGGCGACATTGGGTATTGGAAATTCAGTGGACTGCGTCAAAGCGGTGGTGGAAGCTGTAACAAAGATTGCGGAGTGGGCAAGTCGTCCTCGCATTGAGCGCTTTGATGTCGATCAGCTTGCGGGCGAAGTCCAACGAGCACTGAAACGCGAATGA